CATGGTGATTTCTTTATGTGTACAAATGTTCTACAGATACGCCTCGATCCTTGGCCACTTCCGAGAAAGTGCGGAGAGTTTCCAGGGCGTTAACGGCGGCTCTAGCGTTATTGAGGGGGTTATCGCTACCGAGTTGTTTAGCGAGGATATTTTTCACCCCAGCTAATTCTAAAACGGTACGGACAGCACCCCCGGCAATAACCCCAGTCCCCGGAGCCGCCGGACGCATAAGCACCTGAGCGCCACCGGAAGCGCCCCGGGTGAGGTGAGTGATGGAACTAGCCTTAGTTAAGGAGACTTCAATTAGTTGTTTTTTACCATCGGCCACGCCTTTACGGACGGCCCCGATAACGTCTCCTGCTTTGCCGACTCCCACTCCCACCTGGCCGTTTTCATTACCGACCACGACGATGGCCCGGAAGCTGAGTTTTTTACCACCCTTAACCACTTTACTAACCCGGCGGATCTGGATGACCCGCTCTTGCCAAGTGGTTTCTTTTTCTTTTTCGCGGTTGCCTTTGCGACGTTTTGCCATAGTTTTATCAGTGTTGAAAGGATATTTTAGAAGTTTAAGCCGGCTGACCGAGCCGCTTCTGCTAAGGCTTTGACGCGAC
This portion of the Microcystis aeruginosa NIES-2549 genome encodes:
- the rpsE gene encoding 30S ribosomal protein S5, yielding MAKRRKGNREKEKETTWQERVIQIRRVSKVVKGGKKLSFRAIVVVGNENGQVGVGVGKAGDVIGAVRKGVADGKKQLIEVSLTKASSITHLTRGASGGAQVLMRPAAPGTGVIAGGAVRTVLELAGVKNILAKQLGSDNPLNNARAAVNALETLRTFSEVAKDRGVSVEHLYT